Proteins from a single region of Hordeum vulgare subsp. vulgare chromosome 6H, MorexV3_pseudomolecules_assembly, whole genome shotgun sequence:
- the LOC123401699 gene encoding beta-hexosaminidase 3-like isoform X2, with translation MVAAIQLDHAINGSYDGLPVLAGVNVSVRSPDDELKFGVDESYKLTVPSTGSPLYARIEEPPRQTYIAGKILSGAFFHDCEFQGSANAAAKIMCGVLDACRDKHTRMAWFCTL, from the exons ATGGTGGCCGCCATCCAGCTGGACCACGCCATCAATGGCAGCTACGACGGCCTGCCCGTGCTCGCCGGTGTCAATGTGTCCGTCCGTTCCCCGGACGACGAG CTCAAGTTCGGGGTGGATGAATCGTACAAACTGACCGTGCCTTCAACCGGGAGTCCCCTGTATGCCCGAATTGAG GAACCACCGAGGCAAACATACATAGCTGGAAAAATTCTGTCTGGTGCGTTCTTTCATGATTGTGAATTCCAGGGATCAGCTAATGCGGCAGCAAAAATTATGTGTG GTGTCTTGGATGCTTGTAGAGACAAACATACACGGAT GGCCTGGTTTTGTACTCTTTGA
- the LOC123401699 gene encoding beta-hexosaminidase 3-like isoform X1, producing MVAAIQLDHAINGSYDGLPVLAGVNVSVRSPDDELKFGVDESYKLTVPSTGSPLYARIEEPPRQTYIAGKILSGAFFHDCEFQGSANAAAKIMCVAGVLDACRDKHTRMAWFCTL from the exons ATGGTGGCCGCCATCCAGCTGGACCACGCCATCAATGGCAGCTACGACGGCCTGCCCGTGCTCGCCGGTGTCAATGTGTCCGTCCGTTCCCCGGACGACGAG CTCAAGTTCGGGGTGGATGAATCGTACAAACTGACCGTGCCTTCAACCGGGAGTCCCCTGTATGCCCGAATTGAG GAACCACCGAGGCAAACATACATAGCTGGAAAAATTCTGTCTGGTGCGTTCTTTCATGATTGTGAATTCCAGGGATCAGCTAATGCGGCAGCAAAAATTATGTGTG TTGCAGGTGTCTTGGATGCTTGTAGAGACAAACATACACGGAT GGCCTGGTTTTGTACTCTTTGA
- the LOC123401699 gene encoding beta-hexosaminidase 3-like isoform X3, protein MVAAIQLDHAINGSYDGLPVLAGVNVSVRSPDDELKFGVDESYKLTVPSTGSPLYARIEEPPRQTYIAGKILSGAFFHDCEFQGSANAAAKIMCGPGFVLFDFVK, encoded by the exons ATGGTGGCCGCCATCCAGCTGGACCACGCCATCAATGGCAGCTACGACGGCCTGCCCGTGCTCGCCGGTGTCAATGTGTCCGTCCGTTCCCCGGACGACGAG CTCAAGTTCGGGGTGGATGAATCGTACAAACTGACCGTGCCTTCAACCGGGAGTCCCCTGTATGCCCGAATTGAG GAACCACCGAGGCAAACATACATAGCTGGAAAAATTCTGTCTGGTGCGTTCTTTCATGATTGTGAATTCCAGGGATCAGCTAATGCGGCAGCAAAAATTATGTGTG GGCCTGGTTTTGTACTCTTTGATTTCGTTAAGTAG